A portion of the Bacillus sp. es.034 genome contains these proteins:
- a CDS encoding energy-coupling factor ABC transporter ATP-binding protein: MQITFQQVEYRYSFNTPFEKLALQDINLSIPTGQFLAVIGHTGSGKSTLLQHLNGLLKPTEGLVQVGEHEIKAKEKAKNLKPVRQKVGIVFQFPEHQLFEETVLKDICYGPMNFGVSEEEAIQRAKELIVKVGLSPDVLEKSPFDLSGGQMRRVAIAGVLAMNPEVIVLDEPTAGLDPRGQREIMDMFYALHKEKGLTTILVTHSMEDAAHYAEEIVIMQKGHLKRKGTPAEIFSQTDELFEMGLDVPDVVRFQYQFEKKTGKKLPNTCLTIDELASAIRAIQGGGEGL; this comes from the coding sequence ATGCAGATCACATTTCAACAGGTAGAATACCGGTATTCATTCAACACTCCATTCGAAAAACTTGCCCTTCAAGATATCAACCTTTCGATTCCAACCGGTCAGTTTCTCGCAGTGATCGGTCACACCGGTTCAGGCAAGTCCACATTATTGCAGCATCTCAATGGATTATTAAAGCCTACAGAGGGACTTGTGCAAGTAGGCGAGCACGAGATCAAGGCAAAGGAAAAGGCAAAGAATTTAAAGCCTGTCAGACAGAAGGTAGGGATCGTCTTTCAATTCCCTGAGCATCAACTGTTTGAAGAAACCGTCCTTAAGGATATTTGTTATGGTCCGATGAACTTTGGTGTATCCGAGGAAGAAGCGATACAAAGAGCGAAAGAATTGATTGTAAAGGTTGGTTTGTCTCCCGATGTACTGGAGAAATCCCCATTCGATCTTTCAGGTGGACAAATGAGACGGGTTGCCATTGCTGGTGTATTGGCTATGAATCCAGAAGTCATTGTCCTGGACGAGCCTACAGCAGGACTCGACCCAAGAGGGCAGAGGGAGATCATGGACATGTTCTATGCCCTTCATAAGGAAAAAGGATTGACGACCATTCTCGTCACTCATAGCATGGAAGACGCCGCTCACTATGCAGAAGAGATCGTCATCATGCAAAAGGGCCATTTAAAACGAAAAGGAACCCCTGCAGAAATCTTCTCCCAGACGGACGAACTGTTCGAGATGGGATTGGATGTACCGGATGTGGTTCGGTTCCAATATCAATTTGAAAAAAAGACCGGAAAGAAACTTCCGAATACGTGTCTGACAATAGACGAATTGGCTTCAGCCATCCGTGCGATCCAGGGCGGAGGTGAAGGATTATGA
- the rpsI gene encoding 30S ribosomal protein S9 translates to MAQVQYYGTGRRKSSVARVRLVPGNGNIVINDREVEVYIPFAALREVIKQPLVATETLGNYDVLVNVNGGGYAGQAGAIRHGIARALLQADPEYRGTLKRAGLLTRDSRMKERKKYGLKGARRAPQFSKR, encoded by the coding sequence TTGGCTCAAGTTCAATATTACGGAACTGGTCGTCGTAAGAGCTCAGTAGCTCGTGTACGTTTAGTACCAGGTAACGGAAACATTGTTATCAATGATCGTGAAGTAGAAGTTTATATCCCATTCGCAGCACTAAGAGAAGTAATTAAGCAACCACTAGTTGCAACTGAAACTCTTGGTAACTATGACGTTTTAGTAAACGTTAATGGTGGAGGCTATGCTGGTCAAGCTGGTGCGATCCGTCACGGAATCGCTCGTGCTTTACTACAAGCAGACCCTGAATACCGTGGAACTCTAAAACGCGCTGGATTATTAACTCGTGACTCTCGTATGAAAGAGCGTAAAAAATACGGTCTTAAAGGTGCACGTCGCGCGCCACAATTCTCTAAGCGTTAA
- the truA gene encoding tRNA pseudouridine(38-40) synthase TruA yields the protein MQRVKCTIAYDGTYFHGYQVQPRERTVQGLIESILSTIHKGASVRISGSGRTDAGVHANGQVFHFDTPLSIPEEKWPIVLNTRLPDEVTVKEAAFVSTDFHSRFSVEQKEYRYRIYTGESRSPFNRHFALHYPHTLSVPDMERAARHLIGEHDFTSFCSAKTEVEDKVRTIHRIEIQEHEEEIIFSFVGNGFLYNMVRILVGTLLEVGTGNIPVDEVPGILVARDRNRAGKTAPPHGLYLWRVDYDPVVK from the coding sequence ATGCAGAGAGTGAAGTGTACCATCGCCTATGATGGAACCTATTTTCATGGTTATCAGGTACAACCTAGAGAGCGTACCGTCCAGGGACTTATAGAAAGCATCTTGTCCACTATCCATAAAGGCGCTTCTGTCCGGATCAGCGGGTCTGGACGGACCGACGCAGGCGTCCATGCAAACGGTCAGGTCTTTCATTTTGACACACCTTTATCCATTCCAGAAGAGAAATGGCCGATCGTGCTGAATACAAGGTTACCGGATGAAGTGACCGTGAAAGAGGCCGCGTTTGTTTCAACGGATTTTCACTCGCGGTTTTCCGTGGAGCAGAAAGAATACCGTTATCGAATCTATACAGGGGAATCAAGAAGTCCGTTCAACCGGCATTTTGCCCTTCACTATCCCCATACGCTTTCGGTTCCGGATATGGAGCGTGCTGCCCGGCACCTGATCGGGGAGCACGACTTCACGAGCTTCTGCTCGGCTAAGACAGAAGTCGAAGACAAAGTACGAACCATCCATCGGATAGAAATCCAGGAACATGAAGAAGAAATCATTTTTTCTTTTGTGGGGAACGGATTTCTATACAATATGGTGAGGATCCTGGTCGGTACTTTGTTAGAGGTGGGTACTGGGAATATTCCTGTGGATGAAGTACCCGGAATACTCGTAGCACGGGATCGCAACCGTGCAGGAAAGACCGCACCGCCCCATGGGTTATATCTGTGGAGAGTGGACTATGATCCTGTTGTGAAATAG
- a CDS encoding DUF2521 family protein: MNVITTFNTKRREKQIKTERTLLKEISIKMLQESVRRHFGYIKVQGGVFMQQGFDEACFDVAIEAYLLGGKISKFGYSGEDTELVKKRCEEEMKHFIDTLYNFWLYWSEMGVSNEVDESFYFCCEHFVETWWSEGYEKGIKRHKLRLH, encoded by the coding sequence TTGAACGTTATTACGACTTTCAATACAAAGAGAAGAGAGAAGCAGATCAAGACGGAAAGAACGTTACTGAAAGAAATTTCGATTAAGATGCTGCAGGAGAGTGTCCGGCGGCATTTTGGATATATAAAGGTTCAAGGCGGCGTATTCATGCAGCAGGGATTTGATGAAGCATGTTTTGATGTCGCTATAGAAGCTTATCTCCTTGGAGGAAAGATCAGCAAATTCGGGTACTCAGGTGAAGATACCGAATTAGTGAAAAAGCGATGTGAGGAAGAAATGAAGCATTTTATTGACACCCTTTATAATTTCTGGCTGTACTGGTCTGAGATGGGTGTATCGAATGAAGTAGATGAGTCCTTTTATTTCTGTTGTGAGCACTTTGTGGAAACATGGTGGTCAGAAGGATATGAAAAAGGTATCAAGCGTCACAAATTACGGCTGCATTAA
- the cwlD gene encoding N-acetylmuramoyl-L-alanine amidase CwlD yields the protein MVQKLKVIGIISALAILLFIIQYKILDKDTWDSWNLPLSGKIIYIDPGHGGPDGGAGDEKALEKDIALNVSLMIRDYLQEQGALVILTREKDEDLADEGTRGYSRRKVEDLKKRLNLINDSQADMFLSIHLNSIPSAKWSGAQTFYNPKFEENKALAKAIQAELIRNLENTTREAKGLQNVYILKHAKKSGALVEIGFLSNPGERANLLKEDYQQKIAASVYQGVLNYLTADNEDKGKADEE from the coding sequence ATGGTTCAGAAACTGAAGGTTATCGGGATAATTTCTGCACTGGCTATTTTATTATTCATCATTCAATATAAAATATTAGACAAAGATACATGGGATTCATGGAATCTCCCCTTATCAGGAAAAATCATCTATATAGATCCGGGACATGGGGGCCCGGACGGCGGGGCGGGAGATGAGAAGGCACTTGAGAAGGACATCGCATTGAATGTGTCACTGATGATAAGGGATTATCTCCAGGAACAAGGGGCCCTTGTGATCCTGACGCGCGAAAAAGATGAAGATCTTGCCGACGAGGGGACGAGAGGTTACAGCCGTAGGAAAGTGGAAGATCTTAAGAAAAGGCTCAATTTGATCAATGATTCCCAAGCGGATATGTTTCTTAGTATCCACTTGAACTCCATTCCATCTGCGAAATGGAGCGGGGCCCAGACCTTCTACAATCCAAAGTTTGAAGAAAATAAAGCACTCGCCAAAGCGATCCAAGCAGAACTGATACGAAATCTGGAAAATACGACCCGGGAAGCAAAGGGTCTGCAAAATGTCTATATCCTGAAGCATGCCAAAAAATCCGGAGCCCTCGTGGAAATCGGATTCCTCTCCAATCCCGGAGAAAGGGCCAATCTACTGAAGGAAGACTACCAGCAAAAAATTGCTGCCTCCGTCTACCAGGGGGTACTCAACTACCTGACCGCGGACAATGAAGACAAAGGAAAAGCTGACGAGGAATAA
- a CDS encoding energy-coupling factor transporter transmembrane component T, whose product MMEKMIFGRYVPAKSILHQMDPRAKLLFIFGFIGVVFLANNAVTYALLGLFTFSALILSNLSIRFIIGGLKPILWLILFTFFLHVFFTKEGPVILDLGILSVHEEGLRQGIFISLRFFYLILVTSLLTLTTSPITITDGLETLLNPLKKVKFPVHELALMMSISLRFIPTLMEETDKIMKAQIARGAEFSSGPIKDRIKAIIPLLIPLFVSAFKRAEDLATAMEARGYQGGEGRTKYRLLSWHKKDTGALIVLALLTTVLIIFRA is encoded by the coding sequence ATGATGGAAAAAATGATCTTCGGCCGTTATGTACCGGCCAAATCCATTCTTCACCAAATGGACCCCAGGGCAAAGCTTTTATTTATTTTTGGTTTTATAGGTGTCGTCTTTTTGGCCAATAATGCTGTCACATACGCACTGCTCGGTCTTTTTACGTTTAGCGCACTCATACTATCCAACCTTTCCATCCGTTTTATCATCGGAGGATTGAAGCCCATTCTTTGGCTGATTTTGTTTACGTTTTTCTTACATGTATTTTTTACAAAGGAAGGTCCCGTCATTTTGGACCTGGGTATCTTGTCGGTTCATGAAGAAGGGCTAAGACAGGGGATCTTTATATCATTACGATTCTTTTACCTGATCCTTGTTACTTCATTATTAACGCTCACGACCTCACCCATCACGATAACAGACGGGCTTGAAACACTTTTGAATCCATTGAAGAAAGTGAAATTCCCTGTACATGAACTCGCTCTCATGATGTCGATTTCCCTGCGGTTCATCCCAACCTTGATGGAGGAAACGGATAAAATCATGAAGGCACAGATTGCCAGGGGGGCAGAGTTTTCATCAGGTCCCATCAAAGATCGGATCAAAGCGATCATCCCTTTATTGATTCCTCTCTTCGTCAGTGCATTTAAACGCGCCGAAGACCTGGCAACGGCCATGGAAGCAAGAGGGTATCAAGGAGGGGAGGGAAGGACGAAATACCGCCTGTTGTCCTGGCATAAGAAGGATACGGGAGCGTTAATCGTTCTGGCCCTCCTCACAACGGTATTAATTATTTTCAGAGCATAA
- the rplM gene encoding 50S ribosomal protein L13, translating to MRTTYMAKANQIDRKWFVVDAEGKTLGRLSSEVASILRGKHKPTFTPHVDTGDHVIILNASKIELTGKKLTDKIYYRHTNHPGGLKQRTALEMRTNYSEKMLELTIKGMLPKGSLGRQMFKKLHVYAGAEHKHQAQQPEVYELRG from the coding sequence ATGCGTACAACGTATATGGCAAAAGCCAATCAAATCGATCGTAAATGGTTCGTTGTAGATGCTGAAGGTAAAACTCTTGGACGTCTATCCAGTGAAGTTGCTTCAATTCTACGCGGAAAACACAAACCAACATTCACACCACATGTTGACACTGGTGATCATGTAATCATTCTTAATGCTTCAAAAATTGAACTAACTGGGAAGAAGTTAACGGACAAGATCTACTACCGTCACACTAATCACCCTGGTGGTTTAAAACAACGTACAGCATTAGAAATGCGTACAAACTACTCAGAGAAAATGCTTGAGCTTACTATTAAAGGTATGCTTCCAAAAGGTTCTCTAGGTCGTCAAATGTTCAAGAAATTACATGTATATGCTGGAGCAGAGCATAAGCATCAAGCACAACAACCTGAAGTTTACGAACTTCGTGGATAA
- a CDS encoding P-loop NTPase yields MLSEQQTRELLFGLKDPFLNKTLQETNGVVDISVKEEKNHVSVKIAIAKTGTGEQMQFQQQIVQVLKENGAESVGIRFTELPEEELEKHRGAGGEGTDLLSPASKTTFIAIASGKGGVGKSTVSVNLAVSLARQGKKVGLVDADIYGFSVPDMMGIVKRPVVRGERIIPVERFGVKVISMGFFVEDNAPVIWRGPMLGKMLNNFFSEVEWGELDYLLLDLPPGTGDVALDLHTMLPHCKEIIVTTPHPTAAFVAARAGAMALQTDHDILGVVENMSYFESKLTGEKEFVFGQGGGEKLTEELRTDLLGKLPLQQPDWNEVDFAPSIYAEDHRLGQIYGEIAHKVIEKLS; encoded by the coding sequence ATGTTATCGGAACAACAAACACGCGAACTTTTATTTGGATTAAAAGATCCTTTTTTGAATAAAACCTTACAAGAAACAAATGGTGTTGTAGACATCTCCGTTAAGGAAGAAAAGAACCATGTCAGTGTGAAAATTGCCATTGCCAAAACGGGTACCGGGGAGCAAATGCAATTCCAACAGCAAATTGTACAAGTATTAAAGGAGAACGGAGCGGAATCTGTCGGGATCCGTTTCACAGAGCTTCCGGAAGAGGAGCTTGAAAAGCATAGAGGCGCAGGTGGAGAAGGAACGGACCTCTTATCCCCTGCAAGTAAGACGACTTTCATTGCGATTGCCAGCGGAAAAGGCGGCGTAGGAAAATCAACGGTTTCGGTTAACCTTGCCGTATCACTGGCCCGACAAGGCAAGAAGGTTGGCCTTGTGGATGCCGATATTTACGGCTTCAGCGTTCCCGATATGATGGGGATCGTAAAGAGACCGGTCGTACGCGGGGAAAGAATTATTCCAGTAGAACGATTTGGCGTGAAGGTCATCTCCATGGGGTTCTTCGTAGAGGATAATGCCCCTGTTATTTGGAGAGGGCCGATGCTTGGTAAGATGCTGAACAACTTCTTCTCTGAAGTCGAGTGGGGAGAATTGGATTATTTACTGCTGGACCTGCCACCGGGAACAGGGGACGTTGCACTTGATCTTCATACGATGCTTCCACATTGTAAGGAAATCATCGTGACGACACCTCATCCGACAGCGGCATTCGTAGCAGCCCGTGCAGGGGCCATGGCCCTTCAAACGGACCATGACATCCTTGGTGTGGTAGAAAACATGTCTTACTTTGAAAGTAAGCTGACAGGTGAAAAGGAATTCGTCTTCGGTCAAGGCGGTGGAGAGAAGCTTACAGAAGAGCTCCGTACCGATTTACTTGGCAAGCTTCCACTACAGCAGCCAGACTGGAATGAAGTGGATTTTGCCCCTTCCATTTATGCTGAGGATCACCGACTCGGTCAGATATATGGGGAAATCGCTCACAAAGTAATTGAAAAACTGTCTTAA